A single region of the Acidobacteriota bacterium genome encodes:
- a CDS encoding 5-deoxy-glucuronate isomerase, with protein sequence MSNTAQAVQLAVPPSTVVDPINKSEHVKPGVLFKDEATGASFRQRFTPDAANLNWLSCGEYALASGGSSGALVHPDDESLLFQVQGHAQVEVHEQVYALAPYDTLYIPKGAPYQISNLSSAIAKVIRCSATAENVHPVHHSKFAEYAQRADRLRKLSGKDVFLMFDVPEAADKLIAGYTFFQPYQRSWPPHNHTDQEEVYIFIKGHGAMEVYESPEKLCFVTSVNEGDTVTIPMMNYHPVFSQDSPLEFIWCIAGARYWVGDKNKDFMAGKGDQITT encoded by the coding sequence ATGTCGAATACCGCTCAAGCAGTGCAACTGGCTGTGCCTCCGTCCACGGTCGTTGACCCGATCAACAAAAGCGAGCACGTCAAACCGGGCGTGCTTTTCAAAGACGAAGCCACCGGTGCGTCCTTCCGCCAACGCTTCACGCCGGACGCCGCCAATTTGAATTGGCTGAGTTGCGGCGAATATGCGTTGGCCTCTGGCGGTTCATCCGGCGCGCTCGTGCATCCTGATGACGAGAGCTTATTGTTTCAAGTGCAAGGCCACGCGCAGGTCGAAGTGCATGAGCAAGTTTATGCACTTGCGCCCTATGACACGCTTTACATTCCCAAGGGCGCACCCTATCAAATTTCAAATTTGTCCTCTGCAATTGCCAAAGTGATTCGTTGCTCGGCAACCGCAGAGAATGTTCACCCGGTGCATCACTCCAAGTTTGCCGAATACGCCCAACGCGCAGACCGCCTTCGCAAGCTGTCCGGTAAGGACGTCTTCCTGATGTTCGATGTGCCGGAAGCCGCCGACAAACTGATTGCGGGTTACACCTTCTTCCAGCCCTATCAACGCTCCTGGCCGCCGCACAACCACACCGACCAGGAAGAGGTCTACATCTTCATCAAAGGCCACGGCGCGATGGAAGTTTATGAATCGCCCGAAAAGCTCTGCTTCGTGACCTCCGTCAACGAGGGCGATACCGTGACGATCCCGATGATGAACTATCACCCGGTTTTCTCGCAGGACTCGCCGCTCGAATTCATTTGGTGCATTGCAGGCGCGCGCTATTGGGTGGGCGATAAGAACAAGGATTTTATGGCCGGCAAGGGCGACCAGATCACGACCTGA
- a CDS encoding TonB-dependent receptor — MHKALVRKAVAFFGLALLALLTSVPALGQAVYGNIVGSVTDPQGAAVPNAKVIITDLGRGVVVTATTNESGNFNQRFLIVGRYSVKVEAQGFKSAVQEVSVSVDQEVSLDLKLQTGAVSEQVTITAEAPLLKTERSDVAVTFSEKALTTLPLLNRRFTSVELFTPGITTWPGQTAASEDPQGSYRKIVNGQSFAGTSHLLDGTDNHDSMLGLIVINPTLESVTEAKVTTSAYDAEFGANAGVVSAQTRSGTNSFHVVAFDFLKNDHLNARNPFTQFQPIRGTTRYIPVTQINQYGGAVSGKIIPNKLFWFGDYQGTRRNIGGSVITRVPTAAERAGDFSATGLPNIFDPAGTAAPAARTQFEFNGKKNVIPTNRLSAQSLALLNKYIPLPNFTPASADLPNYVGAGSAKFNEDLTNTRWDYYVTEKMHAFGRYSFADYRLISPGVYGSNGGGIGFQPTSTFAGESKTRNQSLASGFDYTLSPAWLTDFRFGFYRYRVNVDPGQSQTTPAKDIGIPGLNNDSFTGGLPYFQINGVGGLAFGYALGVNACNCPLRENERQIQFVNNWTNLRGNHTFKFGADIRRAYNLRIPSDRHRAGELTFDVARTAGPTGGGTGLASFLLGDVSSFARYVSTITDAEERQNRWFFYGQDTWKVTKKLTINYGLREEIYRPQTVTGAGKGGFIDVNTGEVLIAGSQGVGLDLNQRGTFTTISPRLGIAYRVTDKTVIRMGYGRGYDIGVFGSVFGHNVTQNLPVLGIQSNVPAQNYLSVFTLAQGPTALDPATILNSQPKGPNGRPILPNGVTAFILPKTLRLPTSDQWNLTVQRQLPGDISVEAAYVGSKGTHTFAGTGGDYDFNQATLQGFGTLTLNQRKPFFNKFGWSQNFRYYGSDASTNYHGLQMKAEKRFSKGFSLMSHYTWSRSFNFDGTYYNIDATQAYGPNPQTRSHVFLFTGIYEVPIGKGKRLLGNAPKAVDAVLGGWQVNTVWQAQSGLPFTPSYRDCNNDRDTGWCRPDLVGDWHLDNPTRDQWFKITSTALTANGQTDGPWRRPQRGVFGSVGKNRLLGPGLSLWDTSFFKNFKITERVKAQFRAESFNFANHINLNNPSTCVDCPGSAGKITSMLGSATPRQWQFALRLEY; from the coding sequence ATGCACAAAGCACTGGTGCGGAAGGCTGTGGCATTTTTTGGCCTGGCACTGCTTGCGTTACTGACCAGCGTCCCGGCGCTGGGCCAGGCAGTCTATGGCAACATCGTCGGCTCGGTCACCGACCCGCAAGGCGCGGCGGTGCCGAATGCCAAAGTGATCATCACCGATTTGGGGCGTGGCGTCGTGGTGACGGCGACGACCAACGAGTCGGGCAACTTCAACCAGCGGTTCCTGATCGTGGGCCGCTATTCCGTCAAAGTCGAAGCGCAAGGCTTCAAGTCCGCCGTGCAGGAAGTCAGCGTCTCGGTTGACCAGGAAGTCTCGCTCGACCTCAAGCTGCAAACCGGCGCGGTCAGCGAACAGGTCACCATCACGGCGGAAGCGCCGTTGCTCAAAACCGAACGCAGCGACGTCGCGGTGACTTTCAGCGAAAAGGCGCTGACGACGTTGCCGTTGCTCAATCGGCGTTTCACGTCGGTCGAATTATTCACGCCGGGTATAACAACCTGGCCCGGCCAAACCGCCGCGAGCGAAGACCCGCAAGGTTCTTATCGCAAGATCGTCAACGGGCAAAGCTTCGCGGGCACGTCGCATTTGCTGGACGGCACCGACAATCACGACTCGATGCTCGGTTTGATCGTCATCAATCCAACGCTCGAATCGGTGACGGAAGCCAAAGTCACGACTTCGGCCTATGACGCCGAGTTCGGCGCGAATGCGGGCGTCGTGAGCGCGCAAACCCGTTCGGGCACGAACAGCTTTCACGTGGTCGCGTTCGATTTTTTGAAAAACGATCACTTGAATGCGCGCAACCCCTTCACCCAATTCCAACCGATTCGCGGCACGACTCGTTACATTCCCGTGACGCAGATCAATCAATACGGCGGCGCGGTCAGCGGCAAGATCATTCCGAACAAGCTGTTTTGGTTCGGCGATTATCAAGGCACGCGCCGCAACATCGGCGGCAGCGTGATCACGCGTGTGCCGACGGCGGCGGAACGCGCGGGCGATTTCAGCGCCACCGGGTTGCCCAATATCTTTGATCCGGCGGGCACGGCGGCTCCGGCGGCTCGCACGCAGTTTGAATTCAACGGCAAGAAGAACGTCATTCCGACCAACCGCCTGTCGGCGCAATCGTTGGCCTTGCTCAACAAATACATTCCGTTGCCCAACTTCACCCCGGCCTCGGCTGACCTGCCGAACTATGTCGGCGCGGGTTCGGCCAAATTCAACGAAGACCTGACCAACACGCGTTGGGATTATTACGTGACCGAAAAAATGCACGCCTTTGGCCGTTACAGTTTCGCTGATTACCGGCTGATCTCGCCGGGCGTGTATGGCAGCAACGGCGGCGGGATCGGATTCCAACCGACCTCGACCTTTGCAGGCGAGTCGAAGACGCGCAATCAGAGCCTGGCTTCGGGCTTCGATTACACCTTAAGCCCGGCATGGCTGACCGACTTCCGCTTCGGCTTCTATCGCTATCGCGTGAACGTTGATCCTGGGCAATCGCAAACGACGCCGGCCAAAGACATCGGCATTCCGGGTTTGAATAACGACTCGTTCACGGGCGGCTTGCCGTACTTCCAGATCAATGGCGTCGGCGGTTTGGCCTTTGGCTATGCCCTTGGCGTGAATGCCTGCAACTGTCCGTTGCGCGAGAACGAGCGGCAGATTCAGTTCGTCAACAACTGGACGAATCTGCGTGGCAATCACACGTTCAAGTTCGGCGCGGACATCCGGCGCGCTTACAACTTGCGCATTCCGTCTGACCGCCATCGCGCGGGTGAACTCACCTTTGACGTAGCGCGCACGGCGGGGCCGACGGGCGGTGGCACGGGTTTGGCGAGCTTCCTGCTCGGCGACGTATCGAGCTTCGCCCGCTACGTCAGTACGATCACCGATGCCGAAGAGCGCCAGAACCGCTGGTTCTTTTATGGACAGGACACCTGGAAAGTCACCAAGAAGCTGACCATTAATTACGGGTTGCGCGAAGAGATTTATCGTCCGCAAACCGTGACCGGCGCGGGCAAGGGTGGATTCATTGACGTCAACACCGGCGAAGTTTTGATTGCCGGTTCGCAAGGCGTCGGTCTTGACCTGAATCAGCGAGGCACCTTCACGACCATTTCGCCGCGCTTGGGCATCGCCTATCGCGTGACCGACAAGACCGTCATTCGCATGGGTTACGGACGCGGTTACGACATCGGCGTGTTCGGCTCGGTCTTCGGGCACAACGTGACGCAGAACCTGCCGGTGCTGGGCATTCAATCGAACGTCCCGGCGCAAAACTATCTGTCGGTTTTCACGCTGGCCCAAGGGCCGACGGCGCTTGATCCGGCGACGATTCTGAATAGCCAGCCCAAAGGCCCGAATGGCCGCCCGATTCTGCCCAACGGCGTGACGGCGTTCATTCTGCCGAAGACGCTGCGACTACCGACCAGCGATCAATGGAACCTGACGGTGCAACGGCAACTGCCCGGTGACATTTCGGTCGAAGCGGCTTACGTCGGCAGCAAAGGCACACACACCTTTGCCGGCACCGGCGGCGATTACGATTTCAATCAGGCGACCTTGCAGGGTTTCGGCACGCTGACGCTCAATCAGCGCAAGCCGTTCTTCAACAAATTCGGTTGGTCGCAAAACTTCCGTTATTACGGTTCGGATGCGAGCACCAATTACCACGGTTTGCAGATGAAGGCCGAGAAGCGTTTCTCGAAAGGCTTCTCGTTGATGAGCCATTACACCTGGTCGCGCTCGTTCAATTTCGACGGCACCTATTACAACATTGACGCGACGCAGGCTTACGGCCCGAATCCCCAAACGCGCAGCCACGTTTTCCTTTTCACGGGGATTTACGAGGTGCCAATTGGCAAGGGCAAACGTCTGCTCGGCAATGCGCCGAAAGCGGTGGACGCCGTCCTGGGCGGCTGGCAAGTCAACACGGTCTGGCAGGCGCAAAGCGGCTTGCCGTTTACGCCGTCTTATCGCGATTGCAACAATGACCGTGATACAGGCTGGTGCCGTCCTGACTTGGTCGGCGATTGGCATCTGGACAACCCAACGCGCGATCAGTGGTTCAAGATCACCTCGACGGCGCTCACGGCCAACGGCCAAACCGACGGCCCCTGGCGGCGTCCGCAACGGGGCGTCTTCGGCAGCGTCGGAAAGAATCGCTTGCTCGGTCCTGGCCTCTCGTTGTGGGATACGTCCTTCTTCAAGAACTTCAAGATCACCGAGCGGGTCAAGGCGCAATTCCGCGCCGAATCGTTCAACTTTGCCAACCACATCAACTTGAACAACCCCAGCACCTGCGTGGACTGCCCCGGTTCAGCGGGTAAGATCACCTCTATGCTGGGTTCAGCGACGCCAAGACAATGGCAGTTCGCTTTGCGGTTGGAATACTAA
- a CDS encoding threonine synthase, whose product MFVTHLECSKTGKTYAPNQLYNLSEAGKPLLVRYDLQKAAQTLTQASLKDRVSSLWRYREVLPVIHDENIVALGEGWTPLLHARRLGAQFGLPQLWIKDESPNPTGSFKARGQAVAISMAKELGVKKVAVPTAGNAGGAMAAYAAVAGLGAYVFMPRDTPAANQIECAQYGAHVTLIDGLITDCGAEVARRKEAEGWFDVSTLKEPYRIEGKKTMGYELAEQFNWELPDVILYPTGGGTGLVGMWKAFDEMEQMGWIGTKRPRMFSIQAAGCAPIVRAYENGWDEAPEFENAHTAASGLRVPRAIGDFIMLDILRQSGGGAVAVTDEEMIADTRVVGAAEGLFCAPEGAACFSGLKKLLAAGQVNSDERIVLFNTGTGVKYLEAYGLKTVT is encoded by the coding sequence ATGTTTGTCACTCATCTCGAATGCTCGAAGACGGGCAAAACCTACGCCCCCAATCAACTCTACAATCTTTCCGAAGCGGGCAAACCCTTGCTCGTGCGCTATGACTTGCAAAAGGCCGCGCAAACGCTGACTCAAGCGAGTTTGAAAGACCGCGTGTCTTCGCTTTGGCGTTACCGCGAAGTGCTGCCCGTAATCCACGATGAAAACATCGTCGCGCTGGGCGAAGGCTGGACGCCGCTTTTGCACGCACGTCGTTTGGGCGCGCAATTTGGCTTGCCGCAACTCTGGATCAAAGACGAATCGCCCAATCCGACCGGCTCGTTCAAAGCGCGCGGCCAGGCGGTTGCCATTTCGATGGCAAAAGAGCTGGGCGTCAAAAAAGTCGCCGTGCCCACGGCGGGTAACGCGGGCGGCGCAATGGCGGCTTACGCGGCGGTGGCGGGGTTGGGGGCTTACGTTTTCATGCCGCGCGACACCCCGGCGGCCAATCAGATTGAATGCGCGCAATACGGCGCGCACGTCACGCTGATTGACGGCCTCATCACCGATTGCGGCGCTGAAGTCGCCAGACGCAAGGAGGCTGAGGGCTGGTTCGATGTCTCGACGCTCAAAGAGCCGTACCGCATCGAAGGCAAAAAAACGATGGGCTACGAGTTGGCCGAACAATTCAACTGGGAACTGCCCGATGTGATCTTGTATCCGACCGGCGGCGGCACCGGCTTGGTCGGTATGTGGAAAGCCTTTGATGAAATGGAGCAGATGGGTTGGATCGGCACAAAGCGTCCGCGCATGTTTTCGATCCAAGCCGCCGGTTGCGCGCCCATCGTGCGCGCGTATGAAAACGGTTGGGACGAAGCGCCCGAATTCGAAAATGCGCATACTGCGGCGTCGGGCTTGCGCGTGCCGCGCGCCATCGGCGATTTCATCATGCTCGACATCCTGCGCCAGAGCGGTGGCGGCGCGGTCGCGGTGACGGATGAAGAAATGATTGCCGACACGCGCGTCGTAGGCGCTGCCGAAGGGCTTTTCTGTGCGCCCGAAGGCGCGGCCTGTTTTTCCGGTTTGAAGAAATTGCTGGCGGCTGGGCAGGTCAACTCTGACGAACGCATCGTGCTGTTCAACACGGGTACGGGGGTGAAGTATCTGGAAGCATACGGATTGAAGACCGTGACCTAA